A stretch of Mariprofundus sp. NF DNA encodes these proteins:
- a CDS encoding Fur family transcriptional regulator, protein MNESHSTSDRQSLLREHGMKATPQRLAIAELLLTKPSHTTAQQLCEQLKPDFPSISQNTVYLTLASFEESGLLRRFCADGKTIFDSNITPHHHGLCRACGVIEDVPEKKKTVRPKALQQWHVEHHSLTWTGLCPTCSTE, encoded by the coding sequence ATGAATGAGAGCCATTCCACATCCGACAGACAATCGCTGCTGCGCGAGCACGGCATGAAAGCAACGCCGCAGCGTCTGGCCATTGCCGAGCTGTTACTTACAAAGCCAAGTCACACAACCGCCCAACAACTCTGTGAACAGCTTAAACCCGACTTCCCATCCATATCTCAAAACACGGTCTATCTCACACTGGCAAGTTTCGAGGAGTCCGGTCTTTTGCGTCGATTCTGTGCCGATGGTAAGACGATTTTCGATAGCAATATCACCCCCCACCACCATGGTCTCTGTAGAGCATGTGGTGTTATTGAAGATGTGCCTGAAAAGAAAAAAACAGTTCGCCCAAAAGCGCTGCAGCAGTGGCATGTTGAACACCATTCATTGACCTGGACAGGTCTCTGCCCTACCTGCTCAACCGAATAA
- a CDS encoding cytochrome-c peroxidase encodes MRQSSLITTALLAMVSFATVACSDATEEKTAAVTPAAATTAPVAAPALPTDIPEGMGVLPTSVPVPADNPQTAEKVELGKKLYFEPALSKSGNFSCNSCHNLGTGGVDNQQFSIGHKWQRGGRNAPTVLNAAFWSAQFWDGRAPLLEDQAKGPPLNPVEMSSMSEATVVARLNEAGYAPLFESVFGKGSLNYDNMAKAIAAFERTLITPDAPFDLYLQGKGDISEAAKRGMQKSAEVGCTSCHSGPLFTNNSFQKFAYGTDAGVKSVTGKDEDDHLFRVQSWRNVALTAPYFHDGAVKTLDEAVRIMARTQLDTELSDADSADIVEFLKTLTGKQPEVTFPVLPRPAGHALSWSD; translated from the coding sequence GTGAGACAATCATCACTGATAACGACTGCACTGCTGGCCATGGTCTCTTTTGCAACAGTCGCTTGCTCGGATGCAACAGAGGAAAAAACTGCGGCAGTTACACCCGCTGCTGCAACGACTGCCCCGGTAGCAGCACCAGCCCTACCGACAGATATTCCCGAAGGTATGGGAGTACTGCCGACGTCCGTTCCTGTACCGGCTGATAATCCGCAGACCGCAGAGAAAGTGGAGCTGGGTAAAAAACTCTATTTTGAACCTGCACTCTCCAAGAGCGGTAACTTCTCCTGTAACTCCTGCCATAACCTGGGCACGGGTGGTGTTGATAACCAGCAGTTCTCCATCGGTCATAAATGGCAGCGTGGCGGCCGTAATGCACCAACCGTGCTCAACGCTGCATTCTGGTCAGCACAGTTCTGGGATGGCCGTGCACCACTGCTGGAAGATCAGGCTAAAGGTCCACCACTGAATCCGGTAGAGATGTCCAGCATGAGTGAAGCTACCGTTGTAGCCCGTCTGAATGAGGCTGGTTACGCACCGCTGTTTGAGTCGGTATTTGGTAAGGGCTCACTGAATTATGATAATATGGCTAAAGCGATTGCAGCCTTTGAACGCACCCTGATTACTCCGGATGCACCGTTTGATCTCTATCTGCAGGGCAAGGGTGATATAAGTGAAGCGGCCAAGCGCGGCATGCAGAAATCAGCTGAAGTCGGCTGTACCTCATGCCATTCCGGTCCACTGTTCACCAATAACAGCTTCCAGAAGTTTGCCTATGGAACCGATGCCGGTGTGAAGTCAGTCACCGGTAAGGATGAAGATGATCATCTCTTCCGTGTTCAGTCATGGCGCAATGTCGCACTGACTGCGCCATACTTCCATGATGGTGCGGTTAAAACACTCGACGAAGCAGTTCGTATCATGGCCAGAACTCAGCTGGATACCGAACTCTCTGATGCAGACAGTGCCGACATCGTTGAGTTCCTGAAAACGCTGACTGGTAAACAGCCGGAGGTCACATTCCCTGTGCTGCCACGTCCGGCAGGCCATGCATTAAGTTGGAGTGACTGA
- a CDS encoding YifB family Mg chelatase-like AAA ATPase, translating to MLARLCSASLRGLDAEAVDVEVDLSRGLPSWSLVGLPEGAVREARDRIRSAVVNSGFEFPLRRITVNLSPADRRKDGSHFDLAIAIALLKASGQIFEQPQLPLLASKQNETPTQEIPFLIGELALDGRLNPVNGVLSLALFARKQGYNAVILPKKNCHEAAAVEGLTVYPAEHLLAVAEHISGKLQLQCSTLQAETSEPKEKDPDMADIRGQQQARRALEIAAAGGHHLLMSGPPGVGKSMLAKRLPGILPPLTMEQSLEVTRIYSVSGDNSRLPMSRRPPLRQPHHSASDVAIIGGGSNPKPGEISKANYGILFLDELPEHKRVVLDTLRQPLEDGSVSIARAADTVEFPAHFQLIAAMNPCPCGYLGHPTKACRCSPSQVRRYMGRISGPLLDRFDLRIHVPPVEHQELSRMQSGEDSATVAARVLRARNIQYRRLGSGQVNARMDASAIETHAKPDEQGSRLIDRAMNHFSLSARSYHRILKISRTIADLTASQEVNATHVAEALQYRGEELLDAP from the coding sequence ATGCTGGCCAGATTATGTAGTGCGTCCCTGCGTGGACTTGATGCCGAAGCTGTCGATGTTGAGGTCGATCTTTCACGCGGGCTACCAAGCTGGAGTCTCGTCGGACTTCCGGAAGGCGCAGTTCGTGAGGCCCGAGATCGCATTCGCTCGGCAGTCGTCAATTCTGGATTTGAATTTCCGCTTCGTCGCATCACGGTCAACCTCTCCCCTGCCGACAGGCGTAAGGATGGCTCCCATTTTGATCTCGCCATCGCTATCGCCCTGCTCAAAGCCTCAGGCCAGATCTTTGAACAACCACAACTGCCACTGCTGGCAAGCAAACAGAATGAAACGCCAACGCAGGAGATCCCTTTCCTGATTGGTGAGCTGGCTCTGGATGGCCGCCTGAATCCGGTAAATGGTGTCCTCTCGCTGGCTCTGTTTGCTCGCAAACAAGGGTATAACGCAGTGATCCTGCCCAAGAAGAATTGTCATGAGGCAGCTGCTGTCGAAGGTTTAACTGTTTATCCCGCCGAACATCTGCTGGCTGTTGCCGAACACATCTCAGGCAAACTGCAGCTGCAATGCTCCACACTGCAAGCTGAGACGAGTGAACCTAAGGAGAAGGATCCGGACATGGCTGATATACGTGGCCAACAACAGGCGCGCAGGGCACTGGAGATTGCCGCAGCCGGAGGTCATCACCTGCTGATGAGCGGGCCACCGGGGGTAGGCAAAAGCATGCTGGCCAAACGACTACCTGGCATTCTGCCTCCATTGACCATGGAACAGTCACTGGAGGTTACCCGTATCTACAGTGTTTCGGGAGATAACTCGCGCCTGCCAATGAGCAGGCGTCCGCCTCTTCGGCAGCCGCACCACTCAGCCTCAGATGTCGCCATTATCGGCGGTGGCAGCAATCCCAAACCGGGAGAAATTTCCAAAGCCAACTACGGCATTCTCTTTCTCGATGAGCTGCCAGAGCATAAACGGGTTGTGCTCGATACACTCCGGCAACCGCTGGAAGATGGATCAGTATCGATTGCCCGCGCAGCCGACACGGTTGAATTCCCCGCCCATTTTCAGCTTATTGCCGCGATGAACCCATGCCCCTGCGGCTACCTTGGTCACCCGACCAAAGCATGCCGCTGCTCCCCTTCTCAGGTCAGACGATACATGGGGCGTATATCAGGCCCCCTGCTGGATCGTTTTGATCTGCGTATCCATGTACCACCGGTAGAACATCAGGAGTTGAGCCGAATGCAGTCTGGTGAGGACTCAGCAACGGTTGCCGCCCGTGTACTGCGTGCCCGGAATATTCAATACAGAAGGCTGGGCAGTGGCCAGGTTAATGCGCGCATGGACGCCAGTGCGATTGAAACTCACGCCAAACCTGATGAGCAAGGCAGCAGACTGATTGACCGGGCCATGAACCACTTCTCACTCTCAGCCCGCAGCTATCACCGTATCCTGAAGATTTCCCGCACCATAGCCGATCTGACAGCTTCACAAGAGGTCAACGCCACCCATGTTGCCGAAGCACTGCAATATCGCGGTGAAGAGCTTCTTGATGCCCCCTGA
- a CDS encoding accessory factor UbiK family protein: MSDNQLPLDDIAEKIAGGIRMLGGLKQGAEAQVRSVVENALSQFDVVTHERMQVQEAMLNRAKEELRTLEARVAELEAQLKKLSH; encoded by the coding sequence ATGTCAGACAATCAGCTTCCACTGGATGATATTGCAGAAAAAATTGCCGGTGGCATTCGCATGCTCGGCGGTCTGAAACAGGGTGCTGAAGCTCAGGTGCGCAGCGTTGTCGAAAATGCGCTCTCTCAATTTGATGTGGTCACCCATGAGCGTATGCAGGTACAGGAAGCGATGCTGAACAGGGCAAAAGAGGAGTTACGCACCCTGGAAGCCAGAGTAGCTGAACTCGAAGCCCAACTGAAAAAACTGAGTCACTGA
- a CDS encoding SH3 domain-containing protein: MSRVTITALLCLFSLSGCLAVSAVSAIPGALLEVVANQFVGEEKSFPASMRRSLAAVQQSLWELKLDIDVLEIQPDGGYGVGFGNERLDGEITLRKQTSQLTTVYVKVKGSTREESVEHAIIEMIGGKLKKLPDNARYNASKYNNLRLKPSTSSARVGWFRPGANLEVTKTQNKDWLKINLPSGKSAYLKGTIINSNSSKSKRKSIMSQSE; this comes from the coding sequence ATGAGCAGAGTAACGATCACGGCTCTGTTATGCCTGTTCTCACTCTCCGGCTGCCTTGCTGTCTCTGCTGTCTCGGCGATTCCAGGTGCACTTCTTGAAGTGGTGGCTAACCAGTTTGTCGGTGAAGAGAAAAGCTTTCCTGCCAGCATGCGCAGATCACTGGCTGCCGTGCAGCAATCCTTGTGGGAACTGAAGCTGGATATTGATGTGCTTGAGATCCAGCCCGATGGTGGTTACGGCGTAGGTTTTGGCAATGAACGTCTGGATGGTGAGATCACATTGCGAAAACAGACATCTCAACTCACCACAGTCTATGTAAAGGTCAAAGGCTCGACGCGTGAAGAGTCTGTCGAACACGCCATTATTGAAATGATCGGCGGAAAACTGAAGAAACTGCCTGACAATGCCCGCTATAACGCCTCGAAATACAATAATCTGCGCCTCAAACCCTCCACCAGCTCAGCACGTGTCGGCTGGTTTCGACCCGGAGCCAATCTGGAAGTCACTAAAACCCAGAATAAAGATTGGTTGAAGATCAACCTCCCCTCTGGCAAAAGCGCTTATTTGAAAGGCACCATTATTAATAGCAACAGTAGCAAATCGAAAAGAAAATCTATTATGAGTCAATCGGAGTAA
- a CDS encoding UbiX family flavin prenyltransferase has translation MSSSETTEESVIVALTGASGSAYGLRLIQRLAQAGIVQHILLSDAARVVLKQEIDLELSSDAGNSAVELARHLDISVSLLRCYALKDWFSPTASGSAGIRRMVVVPCSMGTLARIANGISDNLIERAADVMLKERRQLILVPRETPLSAIHLENMLKLSRMGVDILPAMPAFYNRPQSINELIDFLVDRLLDHLNIANPTAKQWGVNE, from the coding sequence ATGAGCAGTTCAGAAACAACAGAGGAATCAGTCATTGTCGCCCTGACCGGCGCATCCGGTTCCGCCTATGGCCTGCGACTGATTCAGCGACTGGCTCAAGCAGGGATTGTTCAGCATATTCTCCTCTCTGATGCAGCACGGGTCGTACTCAAACAGGAGATTGATCTTGAGCTTTCCAGTGATGCCGGGAACAGCGCCGTTGAACTTGCCAGACATCTCGACATCTCCGTCTCCCTGCTTCGCTGTTATGCGCTGAAAGACTGGTTTTCTCCCACAGCATCTGGCTCAGCAGGCATCAGGCGCATGGTTGTTGTGCCCTGCTCAATGGGTACACTCGCAAGGATAGCCAATGGCATTTCCGACAACCTGATTGAACGGGCTGCTGATGTGATGCTCAAGGAGCGCAGGCAGCTGATTCTGGTTCCCCGGGAAACACCGCTTTCGGCTATACATCTTGAGAATATGCTCAAGCTTTCCCGCATGGGTGTGGATATTTTGCCGGCTATGCCTGCATTTTATAATCGCCCGCAATCAATCAATGAACTGATCGACTTCCTCGTTGATCGCCTGCTCGATCATCTAAACATTGCCAACCCAACCGCAAAACAGTGGGGTGTAAACGAATGA
- the lptB gene encoding LPS export ABC transporter ATP-binding protein: MSTVHHLSARGLCKSYRKKQVVSEVDIDLFSGECIGLLGPNGAGKTTSFYMVCGLITADSGQVSLDDLDITRQPMHLRARSGIGYLPQEASIFRKLTVAENLLAIFETLNMPDIQVAEELEHLLIDLGIEGVKDQKAYTLSGGQRRRTEIARALVTKPRFLLLDEPFAGVDPIAVEDIQAIIAELKSKGIGVLITDHNVRDTLSICDRAYLMSAGEIIVHGTSDEIIAHPDARRLYLGESFSM, encoded by the coding sequence ATGAGCACCGTACATCACCTCTCGGCCCGTGGCCTGTGCAAGAGTTACCGTAAAAAACAGGTGGTCTCTGAAGTCGATATTGATCTCTTCTCCGGTGAGTGTATCGGACTCCTTGGCCCCAACGGGGCGGGAAAAACAACCAGTTTTTACATGGTTTGCGGCCTGATTACCGCCGATAGTGGACAGGTTTCACTCGATGATCTCGATATCACCCGGCAACCGATGCATTTAAGAGCGCGCAGTGGCATCGGTTACCTGCCTCAGGAGGCGAGCATCTTCCGCAAACTCACTGTGGCTGAAAACCTGCTGGCCATCTTTGAAACGCTGAATATGCCTGATATCCAAGTTGCTGAAGAGCTGGAACATCTGCTCATTGATCTCGGTATTGAGGGGGTAAAGGATCAGAAAGCCTACACCCTCTCCGGTGGACAACGTCGCCGCACCGAAATTGCCCGGGCACTGGTGACCAAACCCCGTTTTCTTCTTCTGGATGAGCCCTTTGCCGGTGTTGACCCGATTGCCGTTGAAGATATTCAGGCCATCATTGCCGAGCTCAAAAGCAAGGGCATCGGCGTGCTGATTACCGATCATAATGTTCGCGATACACTCTCCATATGTGACCGGGCATACCTGATGAGCGCAGGCGAAATTATCGTTCATGGCACTTCTGATGAGATCATTGCCCATCCCGATGCCCGTCGTCTCTACCTTGGCGAAAGCTTTTCGATGTGA
- a CDS encoding LptA/OstA family protein yields MIRILVVAALFLVSTPLWAGPVEIESDKMVFMHKTERAEFINRVHLKRDDFELYCDKLVAYYKDNQLDHAVATGHIRLSQKKITGRSDKAILDQKNNILTLIGNAVLEQPGGRIEGETITHNMNREETSVQPVKGGRTHMTIDADESEKPTLPIPGVTK; encoded by the coding sequence GTGATCCGAATTCTGGTAGTTGCAGCTTTATTTTTGGTATCGACACCGCTTTGGGCTGGGCCGGTAGAGATCGAATCCGACAAGATGGTTTTTATGCACAAAACCGAACGCGCGGAGTTCATTAACAGAGTTCACCTGAAACGGGATGATTTCGAACTTTATTGCGACAAACTTGTCGCCTACTATAAAGATAACCAACTGGACCATGCCGTAGCAACCGGCCATATCCGCCTGAGCCAGAAAAAGATTACTGGCAGATCTGATAAAGCGATCCTGGATCAAAAAAATAATATCCTCACACTGATTGGAAACGCCGTACTGGAGCAGCCAGGAGGTCGCATTGAAGGTGAAACCATCACTCATAATATGAACAGAGAAGAGACCTCAGTTCAGCCGGTTAAAGGCGGAAGAACACATATGACCATCGATGCAGATGAGTCAGAAAAACCCACCCTGCCCATACCGGGTGTGACAAAATGA
- the lptC gene encoding LPS export ABC transporter periplasmic protein LptC produces MQQKIWSWIKWASLAVSAGSVVLAVGLMWFAGPAEVETVAETVERPKTEVESPLIVERKDGEVIWQLRAEEAKQQLDGMMHLINPELILFTQQGREVTIEAKQAWLEPIQRNIQFNGQVNVQYEVWKMQSESLVYNSTLDEVHVPEKFTIKGKTISARGKGMRLNRNSEKINVDQGIWIQDSNPQWQGVK; encoded by the coding sequence ATGCAGCAGAAAATATGGTCATGGATAAAGTGGGCTAGCCTTGCTGTTTCCGCAGGCAGTGTTGTGCTGGCCGTTGGTCTGATGTGGTTTGCCGGCCCGGCTGAGGTTGAAACTGTTGCAGAAACAGTTGAACGTCCGAAAACAGAGGTGGAGAGTCCACTTATTGTTGAGCGTAAAGATGGCGAAGTCATCTGGCAATTACGGGCTGAGGAAGCCAAGCAGCAACTCGATGGCATGATGCACCTGATCAATCCGGAGCTTATACTCTTCACCCAGCAGGGGCGCGAAGTGACTATCGAAGCTAAACAGGCGTGGCTTGAACCGATTCAGAGAAACATTCAATTTAATGGGCAGGTGAATGTCCAATATGAAGTATGGAAGATGCAAAGCGAGTCGTTGGTTTATAACAGCACACTGGATGAGGTTCATGTGCCTGAGAAATTTACCATAAAAGGGAAAACGATATCGGCCAGAGGAAAAGGTATGCGCTTGAATCGTAATAGCGAAAAGATCAATGTTGATCAGGGTATCTGGATTCAGGACAGTAACCCTCAGTGGCAGGGAGTTAAATAG
- a CDS encoding HAD family hydrolase translates to MAGHKGFDFPFEKATNIRMLILDVDGVMTDGSIVMDKNGDEHKAFNVRDGHGIKMIQRAGIQIAIITGRSSPVVQARASDLGIEFVIQKCLNKAEGLARLEQESGIAAKHCAMMGDDVIDLPPMYKCGLSLAPADAHISVTNYADWISDYPGGRGAIRQAAEALLIAQNSWDEIVFNRYNVSPADCGW, encoded by the coding sequence ATGGCCGGGCACAAAGGATTTGATTTTCCATTTGAGAAAGCGACCAATATCCGCATGCTTATTCTTGATGTTGATGGTGTCATGACCGATGGCTCCATCGTTATGGATAAAAATGGTGATGAGCATAAAGCATTTAATGTTCGTGATGGCCACGGTATCAAAATGATCCAGCGGGCAGGCATCCAGATCGCAATCATTACCGGCCGTAGCTCCCCCGTTGTTCAAGCCCGAGCATCCGATCTGGGTATCGAGTTTGTAATCCAGAAGTGCCTGAATAAAGCCGAGGGGTTGGCCCGACTGGAGCAGGAGTCAGGCATTGCTGCCAAACATTGCGCCATGATGGGCGATGATGTCATTGATCTGCCACCAATGTACAAATGCGGATTGAGCCTGGCACCTGCTGATGCCCACATCTCTGTTACAAATTATGCCGATTGGATTTCAGATTACCCCGGTGGCCGTGGCGCCATCCGTCAGGCTGCAGAAGCTCTGCTGATCGCTCAAAACAGCTGGGATGAGATAGTATTTAATCGTTACAACGTCTCCCCGGCAGATTGCGGCTGGTAA
- a CDS encoding SIS domain-containing protein, with amino-acid sequence MTATVNAQQWLEKATEVLNIEIDALKTQRDALDESFVHAVETILNIEGRLVVLGMGKSGIIAKKIAATFASTGTPAFFVHAAEAQHGDLGMITGSDAVLALSHSGETREVCGLLPEIKRRGANVIAITGNTRSTLAQHADTVLHIPVTREACPLNLAPTASTTATLALGDALAVVILNQRGFREEDFARVHPAGSLGKKLLRVADVMHKGDELPMVQHDAKLREAIMEISKHRLGITGISENGTLIGCLSDGDLRRILESGHMDLDAPVRELMHANPSNIESGKLASVALHLMEEQKIMVLFVYEEHAENIVGIVHMHDILQGGL; translated from the coding sequence ATGACAGCAACAGTGAACGCGCAACAGTGGCTTGAGAAAGCCACCGAAGTGCTGAATATTGAGATTGATGCACTGAAAACCCAGCGCGATGCACTGGATGAGAGCTTTGTGCATGCCGTTGAAACCATTCTGAATATCGAAGGCAGGCTTGTTGTTCTCGGCATGGGTAAATCAGGCATCATTGCCAAAAAGATCGCTGCTACCTTTGCCTCAACCGGTACACCTGCCTTCTTCGTGCATGCAGCAGAAGCGCAACATGGTGATCTCGGTATGATTACCGGTTCTGATGCCGTGCTGGCACTCTCGCACAGTGGTGAAACCCGAGAGGTGTGCGGTCTGCTGCCGGAGATTAAACGACGCGGTGCAAATGTAATTGCCATCACCGGTAATACGCGCTCCACGCTGGCTCAACATGCCGACACCGTACTTCATATTCCGGTCACCCGTGAAGCTTGCCCGCTCAACCTCGCCCCTACCGCATCGACCACGGCCACACTGGCCCTTGGTGATGCGCTGGCCGTAGTGATTCTCAATCAACGTGGTTTCAGAGAAGAGGATTTTGCCCGTGTGCATCCGGCAGGCAGCCTTGGCAAAAAACTGCTGCGCGTAGCTGATGTGATGCACAAGGGTGATGAGCTACCGATGGTGCAACATGATGCCAAACTTCGCGAAGCGATCATGGAGATCAGTAAACATCGACTTGGTATTACCGGCATCAGTGAAAATGGCACCCTGATCGGCTGCCTCAGTGATGGTGATCTGCGCCGTATTCTGGAGTCCGGTCATATGGATCTTGATGCGCCAGTTCGCGAACTGATGCACGCTAACCCGTCAAACATTGAGTCCGGAAAACTGGCCAGTGTGGCGCTGCATCTGATGGAGGAGCAGAAAATCATGGTGCTATTTGTTTATGAAGAGCATGCAGAGAACATCGTCGGCATTGTACATATGCATGATATTCTTCAGGGAGGTCTCTAA
- a CDS encoding peptidoglycan DD-metalloendopeptidase family protein, with amino-acid sequence MPNAFNNDFSDRVSSQQSTGSNRRRRNRKGRSFKLPSLPSLPKLSLRLPKLTLPGKMPSMGKLPRIPSPGWFPLIGAGIGFAAIMLFVSTGGQDVDANVSLPQEEWVSPKLLPEAGELIKSTTTTLKSGDNAIAALVRLGFDHSTSHFLISKANAAYKLKNIRAGQSFKRVDSSSSTDIYYNISGEKRLHLQKENSTAAQWQATLDERNVYSRTRFASGAIKDSLFASAEAAGMDQRTTMNLVDIFAWDIDFARDLRNGDSFQVVYEERYDDEGNMLESSILAAEFTNQGNQFKAVRYEQANGKIDYFTPEGKSMRKAYLKAPVKFSRISSTFKTKRKHPVLGYTRAHRGVDYASPSGTPIHAIGDGFVTFVGWKNGYGRFIQIRHNNRNHSSAYAHMRSYARGIKKGMKVRQGKIIGYVGMSGLATGPHLHFEFRSRGRAVNPLTVKHPPAQPVAKTERQRFQTQTGPLLASLQENPVQLAWD; translated from the coding sequence TTGCCGAACGCATTTAATAATGATTTTTCTGACCGGGTTTCATCGCAACAGTCAACCGGTTCGAATCGTCGTCGAAGAAACAGAAAGGGACGCTCCTTCAAGCTGCCTTCGCTGCCCTCCCTGCCAAAGCTTTCGCTGCGCCTGCCAAAACTCACTCTACCCGGAAAGATGCCATCGATGGGTAAGTTGCCTCGCATCCCCTCTCCCGGCTGGTTTCCGCTGATCGGAGCCGGTATCGGCTTTGCCGCCATTATGCTGTTTGTCAGTACAGGTGGTCAGGATGTTGATGCCAATGTCTCTCTGCCTCAGGAAGAGTGGGTTTCACCCAAGCTGCTACCTGAAGCTGGTGAGCTGATTAAAAGCACAACCACCACCCTTAAAAGCGGTGATAATGCAATCGCAGCCCTTGTTCGCCTTGGTTTTGATCACTCGACAAGTCACTTTCTGATCTCTAAAGCCAATGCGGCCTATAAACTAAAAAATATTCGTGCCGGACAAAGTTTCAAACGTGTGGATAGCAGCAGCAGCACTGATATCTACTATAATATCAGTGGCGAAAAACGTCTGCACCTGCAAAAAGAGAACAGCACCGCTGCTCAGTGGCAGGCCACGCTGGATGAACGCAACGTTTATTCCAGGACGCGTTTTGCCTCCGGCGCCATTAAAGACAGCCTCTTTGCATCGGCAGAAGCAGCAGGCATGGATCAGCGCACCACCATGAACCTTGTCGATATCTTTGCATGGGATATCGATTTTGCCCGTGACCTGCGCAACGGCGACAGTTTTCAGGTGGTCTATGAAGAGCGCTATGATGATGAGGGCAATATGCTGGAGAGCAGCATTCTGGCTGCGGAGTTCACCAATCAGGGTAATCAGTTCAAAGCCGTACGCTACGAACAGGCCAATGGAAAAATCGACTACTTTACGCCAGAAGGCAAAAGCATGCGCAAGGCTTACCTGAAAGCACCGGTCAAATTTTCACGCATCTCTTCAACCTTTAAAACCAAACGCAAACATCCGGTGCTCGGCTATACCCGTGCTCATCGCGGTGTTGATTACGCCTCACCAAGTGGCACACCGATCCACGCGATTGGTGATGGTTTTGTCACCTTTGTCGGCTGGAAAAATGGCTACGGTCGATTCATCCAGATACGGCACAACAACAGAAACCACTCCAGCGCCTACGCGCACATGCGCAGTTATGCCAGGGGCATTAAAAAGGGCATGAAAGTACGTCAGGGCAAGATTATCGGTTATGTCGGCATGTCCGGTCTGGCCACAGGCCCACATCTGCATTTTGAGTTCCGCTCCCGTGGACGGGCAGTCAACCCATTAACAGTGAAACATCCACCGGCACAACCGGTGGCAAAAACAGAGAGGCAACGCTTCCAGACACAAACCGGCCCGCTACTGGCCAGTCTGCAAGAGAACCCCGTACAGCTTGCCTGGGATTAA
- a CDS encoding YajQ family cyclic di-GMP-binding protein: MPSFDIVSETDMQEMSNAVNQVVKEITTRYDFKGSKASIELGDNGITVVGDDINKLNTVTELLRAKLVRRKLEPSCLEYGDPQDASGGCKRQEISIKQGVSTELAKKIVKKIKEEKMKVQASIQGDQVRVTGKKRDDLQAAMALVKGVESDRPLSFTNFRD; the protein is encoded by the coding sequence ATGCCAAGTTTCGATATTGTCAGTGAAACCGATATGCAGGAGATGAGTAATGCGGTGAATCAGGTGGTCAAGGAGATCACCACGCGCTACGATTTTAAGGGCTCCAAGGCCAGCATTGAACTGGGTGATAACGGCATCACCGTGGTTGGTGATGACATCAATAAACTCAACACCGTGACAGAGCTTCTGCGTGCCAAACTGGTGCGTCGGAAACTGGAACCTTCATGCCTTGAGTATGGTGATCCACAGGATGCCAGCGGCGGCTGCAAACGGCAGGAGATCAGCATCAAGCAGGGTGTCAGTACCGAACTGGCCAAAAAGATTGTTAAAAAGATCAAAGAAGAGAAGATGAAGGTGCAGGCATCCATTCAGGGTGACCAGGTGCGCGTGACCGGCAAGAAACGCGATGACCTGCAGGCTGCCATGGCATTGGTAAAAGGCGTGGAGTCAGACAGGCCGCTCTCGTTTACCAATTTCAGAGATTGA